One genomic segment of Dromaius novaehollandiae isolate bDroNov1 chromosome 12, bDroNov1.hap1, whole genome shotgun sequence includes these proteins:
- the LOC135329615 gene encoding uncharacterized protein LOC135329615 has product MEGCWTETISLEQSSLFPTLLQLSTEEIIAIWDAVSNYILEELMQDKGVLLAGLGTFCTVREPLRPGKDDVLTVRRPVFQLEMDMVWLQRLQRPKVTLPDNVKIKPLKYRQLSLATSFSRRVVEDCVQETIRLFSAHVRNKEKVAFAFRDVGVLTCQEDKVHMSFYARCTRWLADPCSKAWQCYQPSSVLCCAASPHRHEGLMFSAESLEEALERRPPLVAGECSAAFSSKARAALEASQWVCVTLQRLPTIDLSISGTPAALGTRPSPLHVFPRFQLAVQGSVEAQAAPTGCPQGKEQELEEELGAVRSSKERRPGKFLPHREELSLPVLPKWGEGARRQGMESKPAARTLVNQTAPIPGTSPGKQVGVQYLPHPPAGPRRGRAGATPRGAAQDAACPPTQRFGRAAHVSLLKEEQRQHQASWEEQQAALEKEARRQAQITLVELQYALEQRRRPDTDMPGRPPQRQASAQAKQNMQLLTSYKVLRDRWKERVERNQQRLMVEEERRRALVMRHLQKREQQDRVPGSYHQDGFYAWK; this is encoded by the exons atggagggctgctggaccgagaccatcagcctggagcagagctccttgttcccaacgctgctgcagctctccaccgaag agattatTGCTATTTGGGACGCCGTGTCCAATTacatcctggaagagctgatgcaggacaag ggtgtgctgctagcggGGCTCGGCACCTTCTGCACGGTCCGGGAGCCACTGCGCCCTGGCAAAGACGACGTGCTGACAGTTCGAAGGcctgtgttccagctggaaatggacatggtctggctgcagaggctccagcgtcccaaagtgactctgcctg ACAACGTGAAGATCAAGCCGCTGAAGTACCGGCAGCTGTCCCTGGCCACCTCCTTCTCGAGGCGCGTGGTGGAAGACTGCGTGCAAGAGACCATCCGCTTGTTCTCTGCGCACGTGCGCAACAAAGAGAAGGTCGCCTTTGCCTTCAGGGACGTCGGCGTTCTGACTTGCCAGGAAGACAAAGTGCACATGAGCTTTTATGCCCGCTGCACCCGGTGGCTGGCGGACCCCTGCAGT aaagcctggcagtgttatcagccgagctctgttctttgctgtgcagcttctccgcaCCGGCATGAGGGGCTAATGTTCTCGGCAGAGAGCTTAGAGGAGGCTTTGGAGAGGCGGCCTCCTCTTGTGGCAGGAgaatgctctgctgccttcagcagcaaggcgagagctgccttggaagcctcccaatgggtctgtgttacattgcagagactgcctacgatagatctctccatctccggcacacctgctgccctggggacccggcctagccctctgcatgtgttcccgag gtttcagcttgctgtgcaaggcagcgtggaggcccaggctgcccccACCGGCTGCCcacaggggaaggagcaggagctggaagaagagcttggggccgtcaggagcagcaaag agaggcGTCCTGGCAAGTTCCTGCCGCACCGCGAGGAGCTTTCTCTCCCCGTGCTGCCAAAGTGGGGGGAAGGCGCGAGGCggcaaggcatggagagcaagcctgctgccag gacccttgtgaaccagacggcccccatcccgggcacctccccggggaagcaggttggcgtgcaatacctcccgcaccctcccgccggacctcggcgtggccgtgccggcgccactcccaggggtgcagcacag gatgcagcctgccctcccacgcagaggtttggaagagctgcccacgtctccctcttgaaagaggagcagaggcagcaccaagcatcgtgggaggaacagcaggccgcactggagaaagaggcccggcgtcaggcccag atcacACTAGTGGAGCTGCAATACGCCCTCGAGCAGCGTCGTCGCCCAGACACTGACATgccggggaggcccccccaacg gcaagcgtccgcacaagcaaagcagaacatgcagcttctgacttcctacaaagttcttcgggacaggtggaaggaaagggtggaaagaaACCAACAGAggctgatggtggaggaggagcggcgccg cgctttggtgatgcgccacctccagaagagagagcagcaggaccgtgtgccgggcagttaccaccaagatggcttttatgcgtggaaataa
- the LOC135329616 gene encoding uncharacterized protein LOC135329616: MEGCWTETISLEQSSLFPTLLQLSTEEIIAIWDAVSNYILEELMQDKCPLHVSSREGTEQRSHAPTNSTFSLAKSLPGGPLCLCCVQGVLLAGLGTFCTVREPLRPGKDNVVTVRRPVFQLEMDMVWLQRLQRPKVTLPDNVKIKPLKYRQLSLATSFSRRVVEDCVQETIRLFSAHVRNKEKVAFAFRDVGVLTCQEDKVHMSFYARCTRWLADPCSKAWQCYQPSSVLCCAASPHRHEGLMFSAESLEEALERRPPLVAGECSAAFSSKARAALEASQWVCVTLQRLPTIDLSISGTPAALGTRPSPLHVFPRFQLAVQGSVEAQAAPTGCPQGKEQELEEELGAVRSSKERRPGKLLPHREELSLPVLPKWGEGARQQGMESKPAARTLVNQTAPIPGTSPGKQVGVQYLPHPPAGPRRGRAGATPRGAAQDAACPPTQRFGRAAHVSLLKEEQRQHQASWEEQQAALEKEARRQAQITLVELQYALEQRRRPDTDMPGRPPQRQASAQAKQNMQLLTSYKVLRDRWKERVERNQRRLMVEEERRRALVMRHLQKREQQDRVPGSYHQDGFYAWK; encoded by the exons atggagggctgctggaccgagaccatcagcctggagcagagctccttgttcccaacgctgctgcagctctccaccgaag agattatTGCTATTTGGGACGCCGTGTCCAATTacatcctggaagagctgatgcaggacaag TGCCCCTTGCacgtcagcagcagagagggcacagagcagcgttcccacgctccgacaaacagcactttttccctcgccaaaagccttcctggtgggcctttgtgtctttgctgtgtgcagggtgtgctgctagcggGGCTCGGCACCTTCTGCACGGTCCGGGAGCCACTGCGCCCTGGCAAAGACAACGTGGTGACAGTTCGAAGGcctgtgttccagctggaaatggacatggtctggctgcagaggctccagcgtcccaaagtgactctgcctg ACAACGTGAAGATCAAGCCGCTGAAGTACCGGCAGCTGTCCCTGGCCACCTCCTTCTCGAGGCGCGTGGTGGAAGACTGCGTGCAAGAGACCATCCGCTTGTTCTCTGCGCACGTGCGCAACAAAGAGAAGGTCGCCTTTGCCTTCAGGGACGTCGGCGTTCTGACTTGCCAGGAAGACAAAGTGCACATGAGCTTTTATGCCCGCTGCACCCGGTGGCTGGCGGACCCCTGCAGT aaagcctggcagtgttatcagccgagctctgttctttgctgtgcagcttctccgcaCCGGCATGAGGGGCTAATGTTCTCGGCAGAGAGCTTAGAGGAGGCTTTGGAGAGGCGGCCTCCTCTTGTGGCAGGAgaatgctctgctgccttcagcagcaaggcgagagctgccttggaagcctcccaatgggtctgtgttacattgcagagactgcctacgatagatctctccatctccggcacacctgctgccctggggacccggcctagccctctgcatgtgttcccgag gtttcagcttgctgtgcaaggcagcgtggaggcccaggctgcccccACCGGCTGCCcacaggggaaggagcaggagctggaagaagagcttggggccgtcaggagcagcaaag agaggcgtcctggcaagctcctgccgcaccgcGAGGAGCTTTCTCTCCCCGTGCTGCCAAAGTGGGGGGAAGGCGCGAGGCagcaaggcatggagagcaagcctgctgccag gacccttgtgaaccagacggcccccatcccgggcacctccccggggaagcaggttggcgtgcaatacctcccgcaccctcccgccggacctcggcgtggccgtgccggcgccactcccaggggtgcagcacag gatgcagcctgccctcccacgcagaggtttggaagagctgcccacgtctccctcttgaaagaggagcagaggcagcaccaagcatcgtgggaggaacagcaggccgcactggagaaagaggcccggcgtcaggcccag atcacACTAGTGGAGCTGCAATACGCCCTCGAGCAGCGTCGTCGCCCAGACACTGACATgccggggaggcccccccaacg gcaagcgtccgcacaagcaaagcagaacatgcagcttctgacttcctacaaagttcttcgggacaggtggaaggaaagggtggaacgaAACCAACGGAggctgatggtggaggaggagcggcgccg cgctttggtgatgcgccacctccagaagagagagcagcaggaccgtgtgccgggcagttaccaccaagatggcttttatgcgtggaaataa